In Mycoplasmopsis phocirhinis, the DNA window ATTGAAATTAATATTAATATTGAAAATGGAAATTCATTTAATTTTGAACAAGAATATAGAAAAATACTACAAAATTTACAAACGTATTTTAATATAAAAAAGAAAATAATATTAGATGTTTCAATTGTAGATAATAAAAAAATAAAAAAATTAAATAAAAAATATCGGGGTAAAAATTATCCTACTGATATTTTATCTTTTGATTTTGGCAATAATGATATTTATTCAAATTTACCGTTTTTGCCAATTGGAGAATTAATTATTAGCCATGAAAAAGTTGAACAACAGGCCTTAGATTTTAATCATTCTTTGCGCCGTGAATATTGTTATTTATTTGCTCATGGTTTAATTCATTTAATGGGTTATGATCATGAAAGTGATGAAGAAAAAAATCAAATGGATAAAATTGTAGATAATATTTTTGAACCTTTAGGTATTACTAGAGAGGAATAATTATGGATGTAAATAAATTAAAATCATACTTAAATTTTTCTTATTGTCCTTGATCAAATTTTAGAGTTGCGGCTATAGCTGTTGATGAACAAGGGCGACATTGACCAGGTGTTAACGTTGAAAATGCCGCATTTCCTTCAGGTTTATGTGCTGAAAGATCAGCACTATTTGGTTCAGTAGCCAATGGTGCTAAGGTGGGAACATTTAAAGAAATTCATATAATTTCGTCTGGTGCTGGTGTAGTTTCGCCCTGTGCTGGTTGTAGACAAGTAATGACTGAATTCATGAGTGATGACGCGTTAGTATATCTATATAGTGCTGATGGCAAAACTATTAAAAAATTTAAATTAGTTGAATTAGTGCCACTACCAATTAGAAGTGAGCAAATTAAATAAAATGAAAGTTAGTATAGTTTCTATTATCGGAAGGCCAAATGTAGGTAAATCGTCGTTGCTAAATCAAATATTGAATTATGAGCTTGCAGTTGTTTCTAATATAGCGCAAACAACACGCGATCAAATAAATGGAATATATAATGAACAAGATTATCAAATTGTTTTTGTTGATACACCAGGCATTCATAAACCATTAAATAAATTAGGTGAAGTTTTAAATAAAAATGCTTATGATTCACTAAATGATATTGATTGTATTTTATTTTTAAGTCCAATTAATGAAAATATTGGAGCAGGTGATATAAATATTCTAGAAAAATTAAAACATTATAATAATAAAATAGCTATTATTTCTAAAATTGATTTAGCTAAAGAACCACAACAAATTGCCGAAAAAATAAAGCAATTGCAAACACATGGTTTTGAAAAAATTTTAAGTGTATCAACAAAGAAACCAAACTCAATACAAATGTTAATTGATGAACTTAAAAAATATACATACGAAGCTGAACCTTATTATAGTCAAGATTACATTACTGATAAATCAATGCGATTTATGGCAAAAGAAATAATACGTGTCAGTGCGATGAAATTATTAAAAGATGAATTACCACACTCTATCGCAGTTGAAATAGTTGAATTTGAAGAAAATTTAGAACACAATAAAATTAATATATCAGCAAACATATATGTTAAAAAGTCTTCGCAAAAAGGTATGTTAATAGGTAAAAATGCACAAATGATTAAACAAATTGGCATTGATTCACGAAAAAGAATGACCAATTTATTTAATTCGCCAACAAATTTAAATTTAAAAGTTAAAGTAGCTGATAAATGAATAAATAATGATAAATTCCTGAAAAAATTCGGGTACTAGGAGTAAAAAATGAATACAAAATACTTAAACAAAATGTTTGCTGAACACAAAGTTGATGCATTAGTTTCAGAAGCGCCACAAACTAGATTATGATTAACTGGTATACAAACCACAGATGGTTATGTTATTATTGAAAAAGATAATGCTCATTTGTTTGTAGATGGAAGGTATATTGAATATGCTAAAAACAATGCCAAAAATGTAACTATACACCTACTTAATGGCTCATCGCT includes these proteins:
- the era gene encoding GTPase Era, translating into MKVSIVSIIGRPNVGKSSLLNQILNYELAVVSNIAQTTRDQINGIYNEQDYQIVFVDTPGIHKPLNKLGEVLNKNAYDSLNDIDCILFLSPINENIGAGDINILEKLKHYNNKIAIISKIDLAKEPQQIAEKIKQLQTHGFEKILSVSTKKPNSIQMLIDELKKYTYEAEPYYSQDYITDKSMRFMAKEIIRVSAMKLLKDELPHSIAVEIVEFEENLEHNKINISANIYVKKSSQKGMLIGKNAQMIKQIGIDSRKRMTNLFNSPTNLNLKVKVADKWINNDKFLKKFGY
- the ybeY gene encoding rRNA maturation RNase YbeY; translation: MIEININIENGNSFNFEQEYRKILQNLQTYFNIKKKIILDVSIVDNKKIKKLNKKYRGKNYPTDILSFDFGNNDIYSNLPFLPIGELIISHEKVEQQALDFNHSLRREYCYLFAHGLIHLMGYDHESDEEKNQMDKIVDNIFEPLGITREE
- the cdd gene encoding cytidine deaminase; this encodes MDVNKLKSYLNFSYCPWSNFRVAAIAVDEQGRHWPGVNVENAAFPSGLCAERSALFGSVANGAKVGTFKEIHIISSGAGVVSPCAGCRQVMTEFMSDDALVYLYSADGKTIKKFKLVELVPLPIRSEQIK